A single window of Treponema denticola ATCC 35405 DNA harbors:
- a CDS encoding site-specific DNA-methyltransferase, which translates to MGVFTWEGKDKALSELNLLLKNQSKFSFTENKVKSFNSEDAKNLYIESDNLYALLFLQKDYKDKIKIIYIDPPYNTGKKFTYADNFQTKTEWMNYLYVRLSLAKNLLTDDGLIFISIDDKTCPYLRIILDEIFGTKNFISTLVWNNSTGGGLRKKHINTSHEYIILYAKDKTKVKPMTAPMPEKAKKMYKYKDADGRFFRYQQFAWKNKTDAKRQKYPIKTPDGNFIIPKAGYIYRFVEKSFFNLLEKNLIEFKKSDKSVFTDIKGRPTKWTIYVKTYLEKKEETVPKSLLPAEYVKTNIQSVYEQKVLFGAKIFDYAKPVSLLKYLFKLVPNSDDAVVLDFFSGSATTAHAVMELNAELNENRKFILVQRGEPCSEDSPALKAGFKTIAELGRERIIRASALIQKRFTQKTFGFKYLELSGEQGFIF; encoded by the coding sequence ATGGGTGTTTTCACATGGGAAGGAAAGGATAAGGCGCTTTCCGAACTGAACCTTTTATTAAAAAATCAAAGTAAATTTTCTTTTACTGAAAACAAAGTAAAAAGTTTTAATTCTGAAGACGCAAAAAATTTATACATTGAATCCGACAATCTCTATGCCCTTCTTTTTTTACAAAAAGATTATAAAGATAAAATCAAAATAATATACATTGATCCTCCGTACAATACGGGGAAAAAATTTACTTATGCCGATAATTTTCAAACTAAGACAGAATGGATGAATTATCTTTATGTAAGATTGAGCCTTGCAAAAAACTTATTAACTGATGACGGTCTTATTTTTATAAGCATTGACGATAAGACCTGCCCTTATTTAAGGATAATCCTTGATGAAATCTTCGGTACGAAAAATTTTATTTCTACCCTTGTATGGAATAATTCGACCGGCGGAGGCTTACGTAAAAAGCATATCAACACATCGCATGAGTACATCATCTTATATGCCAAAGATAAAACTAAGGTTAAGCCCATGACAGCCCCAATGCCGGAAAAGGCGAAGAAAATGTATAAATACAAGGATGCTGACGGAAGATTTTTTAGATACCAGCAATTTGCATGGAAAAATAAAACGGATGCAAAAAGGCAAAAATATCCTATAAAAACGCCTGACGGGAATTTTATTATTCCTAAAGCTGGCTACATTTACCGCTTTGTCGAAAAAAGTTTTTTTAATCTTTTAGAAAAAAATCTAATCGAATTTAAAAAATCGGACAAGTCCGTTTTTACCGATATAAAAGGGCGGCCTACAAAATGGACTATCTATGTAAAAACCTACCTTGAAAAAAAGGAAGAAACGGTTCCGAAATCGCTCCTCCCTGCAGAATATGTTAAAACAAATATACAAAGTGTATATGAACAAAAAGTCTTATTCGGAGCAAAGATTTTCGATTACGCAAAACCGGTTTCTCTTTTAAAATATCTTTTTAAGCTGGTTCCGAATTCGGACGATGCGGTTGTTTTAGATTTTTTTTCGGGTTCGGCAACAACAGCCCATGCCGTGATGGAACTAAACGCAGAGCTTAACGAAAACCGAAAATTTATCTTGGTACAAAGGGGCGAGCCTTGCTCCGAAGATTCCCCTGCCCTCAAGGCCGGCTTTAAAACAATAGCCGAGCTGGGCAGGGAAAGAATTATAAGAGCCTCCGCCTTAATCCAAAAAAGATTTACTCAAAAAACTTTCGGGTTTAAGTATTTGGAATTAAGCGGAGAGCAAGGCTTTATTTTTTAA
- a CDS encoding alpha/beta hydrolase family protein — protein sequence MKTIKLDDFKNYEFLSNLKFSEDGRYAAYICAHADLTENDYHKALFLLDMETKKTKQLTGEDVNSFYGFDGDRLLFSARRTKKEKEEKEKTFVYSIPVSGGEALLAYTFPHPVLKMEFADKKTAVVLHSWKDDPFKKLPKEKAEEAKKDEADYETFEEIPFWSNGGGFTSRKRNRLFVYNLSNMKGTALTDEFTQVDGFDFDKKTQEILFTKSTYTDKMPIYNELMLMPLKTKKAKLLNGGQDFMYTDAKFFKDKIIYTGADGKKYGVNQDADIYLIPKTGTGAKMISPKDYDKSLWNSVGSDSRYGGGANSHVKDGKYYFITTEDDSSFLNVIDEKGELKQLITEKGSVDCFAVHEEKILFIGFRKQELQEVYLFEDKKETCLTKHNTYASKLQKIVPEEFEFTNDGVKLHGFVLKPLNYKAGKKYPGILTIHGGPKTAYGSIFYHEMQFLAQSGYFVFYTNPRGADGMGRAFADIRGKYGTIDYSDLMKLTDEVLKKYKDIDKEKVGVMGGSYGGFMTNWIIGHTNRFAAACSQRSISNWISKFGITDIGYYFNSDQNGGVTPWKGVEKMWDHSPLKYADKCKTPTLFIQSDEDYRCFEACAFQMFTALKYHGCEAKLVLFHGENHDLSRTGKPKHRIRRLTEIFNWFEKYLKK from the coding sequence ATGAAGACAATAAAGTTGGACGATTTTAAAAATTACGAATTTTTAAGTAACCTTAAATTTTCGGAAGACGGAAGATATGCGGCCTATATTTGTGCTCATGCCGATCTAACCGAAAATGATTATCACAAGGCTCTTTTTCTTTTGGACATGGAAACAAAAAAGACAAAGCAGCTTACGGGCGAGGATGTAAATTCTTTTTACGGCTTTGACGGCGATCGCCTCCTTTTTTCTGCAAGAAGAACAAAAAAAGAAAAGGAAGAAAAAGAGAAAACCTTTGTTTATTCTATCCCCGTTTCGGGCGGTGAGGCCTTGCTTGCCTACACCTTCCCCCATCCCGTTCTAAAAATGGAATTTGCCGATAAAAAGACGGCTGTTGTTTTACACTCATGGAAGGATGACCCATTTAAAAAGCTGCCTAAAGAAAAGGCAGAAGAAGCAAAAAAAGATGAAGCCGATTATGAAACCTTTGAAGAGATTCCGTTTTGGAGCAACGGAGGCGGCTTTACCTCGCGCAAGAGAAACCGGCTCTTTGTTTATAATCTTTCAAACATGAAGGGTACGGCCCTAACCGATGAGTTTACTCAGGTTGACGGTTTTGATTTTGATAAAAAGACCCAAGAGATTCTATTTACAAAATCAACTTATACCGATAAGATGCCCATCTATAACGAGCTGATGCTCATGCCCTTAAAAACAAAAAAGGCAAAGCTCTTAAATGGCGGTCAAGATTTTATGTACACCGATGCCAAATTTTTCAAAGATAAAATTATTTATACGGGTGCCGACGGAAAAAAATACGGCGTAAACCAAGATGCCGATATTTATCTTATTCCCAAAACCGGAACAGGAGCGAAGATGATTTCGCCCAAGGATTACGATAAGAGCTTGTGGAATTCCGTGGGTTCCGATTCAAGGTACGGGGGCGGAGCTAACTCCCATGTCAAAGACGGAAAATATTATTTTATTACAACCGAGGATGATTCTTCCTTTTTAAATGTCATTGACGAAAAAGGAGAATTAAAACAGCTTATTACCGAAAAAGGTTCTGTAGACTGCTTTGCCGTTCATGAAGAAAAAATTCTTTTTATCGGTTTTAGAAAACAGGAGTTACAAGAAGTTTATCTTTTTGAAGATAAAAAAGAAACCTGCCTAACAAAGCATAATACCTATGCTTCAAAGTTGCAAAAGATTGTGCCCGAAGAATTCGAGTTTACAAATGATGGGGTTAAACTCCACGGCTTTGTTTTAAAGCCCTTAAACTACAAGGCCGGAAAAAAATACCCCGGTATCTTGACAATTCACGGCGGACCTAAGACCGCTTACGGTTCAATTTTTTACCACGAGATGCAGTTTTTAGCTCAATCCGGTTACTTTGTGTTTTATACGAATCCCCGCGGTGCCGACGGAATGGGCCGAGCCTTTGCCGATATCCGGGGCAAGTACGGAACAATCGACTACTCCGATTTAATGAAGCTTACGGATGAGGTTCTAAAAAAGTACAAGGATATCGACAAGGAAAAAGTAGGCGTTATGGGCGGCTCTTACGGCGGTTTTATGACAAACTGGATTATCGGCCACACAAACCGCTTTGCGGCAGCCTGCTCTCAGCGTTCTATTTCAAACTGGATTTCCAAATTCGGAATTACCGATATCGGTTATTATTTTAATTCCGACCAAAACGGAGGAGTTACTCCTTGGAAGGGTGTAGAAAAAATGTGGGATCACAGTCCGCTCAAGTATGCCGATAAGTGCAAAACGCCGACCCTTTTTATTCAGTCGGATGAGGACTACCGCTGCTTTGAGGCCTGCGCCTTCCAAATGTTTACGGCTCTAAAATATCACGGCTGCGAAGCAAAGCTTGTTTTGTTCCATGGGGAAAATCATGACCTCTCCCGAACGGGAAAACCCAAGCACAGAATCCGCCGCTTAACCGAGATATTCAACTGGTTTGAAAAGTATCTTAAAAAATAA
- the glgX gene encoding glycogen debranching protein GlgX: MMNMNDLSFFQGKASPLGAKLSCDGVNFSVFSRNAKEIVLHLFENVEDSEPIISYKLDPQINKTGDVWHVFVSGLKSWAFYLYTADGEFSPSAGFLFDENNYLLDPYARLISSHSVFNSEQTFNQKDSKASGGKNQHKRTAKGFPKCVVIDDREFDWQGDKPLNIPLQKCVIYEAHVKGFSFLNDKISPTKRGKYSGLVELIPYLKDLGITSLELLPVFDFDENENMNINPKTGVRLKNYWGYSTIAFFAPKALYAEDPGNAVNEFKFMVREFHKAGIEIILDVVFNHTAEGNENGPVFSFKGFDNSIYYHLEDNKFYYKNFSGCGNSLKTSEIPVIKFILDCLRYWVTEMHVDGFRFDLAPVLARDKTGSIDLNSFMIQAIADDSVLRSTKIIAEAWDAAGAYMVGKFPGRWAEWNDLFRNSVREFWLQPNPDIRHLATRVTGSADLYSQKGRRPYQSINFVCCHDGFTLCDLLSYSEKHNEENGENNRDGSNENLSYNHGIEGSASVEIERMRMRSAKNILTTLILSAGTPMINMGDEVFRTQNGNNNAYCQDNEMSWFDWELLNENKDLLEFTKKLINLRKTHFSFLRKHFFTGASKINGTPSDITWFDYNAQKPNWNVPSNFLAFLIDGNKINLESDEDDNDFYVMTNSYNNDITVRLPPPSSGGKIWHRLIDTSYTDGKDFLDEEHTEQIMNQQIYVVLSRTTVVLIAK, encoded by the coding sequence ATGATGAATATGAACGATTTATCTTTTTTTCAGGGAAAAGCTTCTCCATTAGGCGCAAAATTAAGCTGTGATGGAGTGAATTTCAGCGTCTTTTCACGAAATGCAAAGGAAATAGTTCTACACTTATTTGAAAATGTAGAGGATTCCGAGCCGATAATCTCATATAAACTGGATCCTCAAATAAATAAAACCGGTGATGTTTGGCATGTGTTTGTTTCCGGTTTAAAAAGTTGGGCATTTTATTTGTATACGGCTGACGGAGAGTTTTCTCCTTCCGCGGGTTTTTTATTCGATGAAAATAATTACTTGCTTGACCCTTACGCAAGACTTATAAGTTCTCATTCGGTATTTAATTCGGAACAAACTTTTAACCAAAAGGACAGTAAAGCTTCAGGCGGTAAAAATCAACATAAAAGAACGGCAAAGGGATTCCCAAAATGTGTAGTTATCGATGATAGGGAATTCGATTGGCAGGGAGATAAACCCTTAAATATTCCGCTCCAAAAATGTGTGATATATGAAGCTCATGTAAAGGGCTTTTCTTTTTTAAACGATAAAATAAGTCCTACAAAACGGGGTAAATATTCAGGTCTTGTGGAGCTGATTCCGTATTTAAAGGATTTGGGAATTACTTCTCTTGAGCTCCTGCCCGTTTTTGATTTTGATGAAAATGAAAATATGAATATAAATCCTAAAACCGGCGTTAGGCTAAAAAACTATTGGGGATACAGCACAATTGCTTTTTTTGCACCTAAGGCTCTCTATGCCGAAGACCCGGGCAATGCCGTAAACGAGTTTAAATTTATGGTCAGGGAATTTCATAAAGCGGGCATCGAAATAATCTTGGATGTGGTGTTTAACCATACTGCGGAAGGAAACGAAAACGGCCCCGTTTTTTCTTTTAAAGGATTTGATAATTCCATTTACTATCATCTTGAAGATAATAAGTTTTATTATAAAAACTTTTCGGGCTGCGGTAACAGTCTAAAAACCTCGGAGATTCCTGTTATAAAATTTATATTGGATTGCCTGCGGTATTGGGTAACTGAAATGCATGTAGACGGATTCCGTTTTGATTTGGCTCCCGTTCTGGCACGCGATAAAACCGGAAGTATAGATTTAAATTCTTTTATGATACAGGCTATCGCAGATGATTCCGTGCTTCGTTCTACAAAGATTATAGCTGAAGCATGGGATGCTGCCGGTGCATACATGGTAGGAAAATTTCCCGGGCGTTGGGCGGAATGGAATGACTTATTCCGTAACTCCGTCAGAGAGTTTTGGCTGCAGCCCAATCCGGATATAAGACACTTGGCAACCAGAGTAACCGGTTCTGCGGATTTATATTCTCAAAAAGGCAGAAGGCCTTATCAGTCAATAAATTTTGTCTGCTGTCATGACGGCTTTACCCTTTGCGATTTGCTAAGTTATTCCGAAAAACATAACGAAGAAAACGGGGAAAATAACCGAGACGGCTCAAATGAAAATTTAAGCTATAATCATGGAATAGAAGGATCCGCATCTGTCGAAATTGAAAGAATGCGTATGAGGTCTGCAAAAAATATTTTGACAACGCTTATTCTTTCAGCCGGCACGCCCATGATTAATATGGGAGATGAGGTATTCCGTACACAAAACGGAAATAATAATGCCTATTGTCAGGATAATGAAATGTCTTGGTTTGATTGGGAACTTTTAAATGAAAATAAGGACTTGCTCGAATTTACCAAAAAGCTTATCAATTTAAGGAAGACTCATTTTTCTTTTTTAAGAAAACATTTTTTTACCGGAGCCTCGAAGATTAACGGCACTCCAAGCGATATAACTTGGTTTGATTATAATGCGCAGAAACCCAACTGGAATGTACCTTCAAATTTTTTAGCCTTTTTAATAGACGGCAACAAAATTAATTTGGAAAGCGATGAAGATGATAACGATTTTTATGTTATGACCAATAGTTACAATAACGATATAACCGTGAGACTTCCCCCTCCGTCTTCGGGCGGGAAGATATGGCATCGTCTGATAGACACCTCGTACACCGACGGAAAAGATTTTTTAGATGAAGAACATACCGAGCAGATTATGAATCAGCAAATATATGTAGTGCTTTCCCGCACAACTGTAGTTTTAATTGCAAAATAA
- a CDS encoding DUF3298 and DUF4163 domain-containing protein, with protein sequence MKSKIMVLFCFVLFVFSLNASGAAETSSHDAIGGATESNSKAEVKQAAVHCELKIDFPTFEDVPALNAIVSKTVKGKVTAFWNNYYSVSPDDMAKSSTPQNFELIIGYDDIVRDGNYISFVLSVYEYMGGAHGLTSLVPINYDIKTKKLVSLSDVVRPASKNWLVKLSNEARKILMEKVKKGDLSSDESMIKEGTEPKLENFKVFKIENGKIKIIFEQYQVAPYSEGLPEIIIPIDFFK encoded by the coding sequence ATGAAATCAAAAATTATGGTTCTTTTTTGCTTTGTTCTTTTTGTGTTTTCGCTTAATGCTTCAGGTGCTGCAGAAACATCTTCTCATGATGCAATAGGGGGCGCTACCGAAAGCAATTCGAAGGCTGAGGTTAAACAAGCTGCCGTTCATTGTGAGTTAAAAATAGATTTCCCGACTTTTGAAGATGTTCCGGCTTTAAATGCTATCGTGTCAAAAACGGTAAAAGGCAAGGTTACCGCATTTTGGAATAATTATTATTCCGTTTCTCCCGATGATATGGCAAAATCGTCCACTCCTCAAAATTTTGAACTGATTATAGGTTATGATGATATTGTACGGGATGGAAATTATATAAGTTTTGTTTTATCGGTCTATGAATATATGGGAGGTGCTCACGGCCTTACATCGTTGGTTCCTATAAACTATGATATAAAAACAAAAAAACTTGTATCCTTATCTGATGTTGTACGCCCTGCTTCAAAAAACTGGCTTGTCAAGTTGTCGAATGAAGCAAGAAAAATACTAATGGAAAAGGTTAAGAAAGGGGATTTATCGTCTGATGAGTCGATGATAAAAGAAGGAACGGAACCTAAACTTGAAAATTTTAAAGTTTTTAAAATCGAAAACGGAAAAATAAAAATTATTTTTGAGCAATATCAGGTTGCTCCATATTCAGAAGGATTGCCTGAAATTATAATTCCGATAGATTTTTTTAAATAA
- a CDS encoding cysteine desulfurase family protein, which translates to MIYLDWAATALPQEDIITEALKKAFKYFANPSSKHFLGKDARKILEDTRLEIAELLNTAPDHIIFTSGGTEGDYIPMLSLLALPSPCSIAVSSIEHSAVREQAAVMKARGYKILQIPSDKNGFISADAVLKTIDSNTAFVSVMAVNNETGAIQPIAEIGKALEEYSKGKRKIHFHTDAVQAIGKIPFELSKLSIHSASFSGHKIGAPRGIGFLYLAKNMEAFIRGGGQENGLRPGTENLAGILALSGCLKKYYENLDGYVFHAKELMDFLIEELAGIEGLSFIPESRPQLKDKYSPWILQFSVKELTGEVLVRCLSEKGICISTGSACSSKKRTRPVLEAMKIDAKVQQNSVRVSIGPLTQRGELEVFVKTLKEILIEFR; encoded by the coding sequence ATGATTTATTTGGATTGGGCGGCAACAGCCCTTCCTCAAGAAGATATAATTACGGAGGCCTTAAAAAAAGCTTTTAAATATTTTGCAAACCCTTCTTCAAAACATTTTTTAGGTAAGGATGCTCGAAAAATTTTAGAAGATACTCGTTTGGAAATTGCAGAACTTTTGAATACGGCACCAGATCATATTATTTTTACATCGGGAGGAACCGAGGGGGATTACATTCCTATGCTCTCTCTGTTAGCCCTTCCTTCTCCTTGCTCGATTGCAGTCAGCAGTATAGAACATTCCGCAGTCAGGGAACAGGCTGCCGTTATGAAGGCACGGGGTTATAAGATTTTACAAATCCCTTCGGATAAAAACGGCTTTATAAGTGCCGATGCGGTTTTAAAAACTATAGACTCCAATACGGCCTTTGTTTCGGTAATGGCGGTAAACAATGAAACCGGAGCAATTCAGCCCATCGCCGAAATAGGAAAGGCTCTTGAAGAATATTCTAAGGGAAAAAGAAAAATCCATTTTCATACCGATGCAGTTCAAGCTATAGGAAAGATTCCTTTTGAACTTTCAAAACTATCCATTCATTCGGCTTCTTTTAGCGGACATAAAATAGGAGCTCCCAGAGGAATCGGTTTTTTGTATCTTGCTAAAAATATGGAGGCCTTTATCCGGGGGGGCGGACAAGAAAATGGTCTAAGGCCCGGAACCGAAAACCTTGCAGGTATTTTAGCTCTGTCCGGCTGCTTAAAAAAATATTATGAAAATTTAGATGGCTATGTTTTTCATGCAAAAGAATTAATGGATTTTTTAATTGAAGAACTGGCAGGTATTGAGGGTTTAAGTTTTATCCCGGAATCCCGTCCGCAGTTAAAGGATAAATATTCGCCTTGGATTTTACAGTTTTCGGTTAAAGAATTAACCGGTGAAGTCCTTGTCCGCTGCTTGTCGGAAAAGGGTATCTGCATCTCTACAGGTTCTGCATGTTCTTCAAAAAAGCGAACCCGTCCCGTTTTAGAGGCTATGAAAATTGATGCTAAAGTGCAGCAAAATTCAGTGCGGGTTTCAATAGGGCCCTTAACACAAAGGGGAGAGCTCGAAGTCTTTGTTAAAACCCTAAAAGAAATCTTAATAGAATTCCGCTGA
- a CDS encoding 3-dehydroquinate synthase has protein sequence MDSFSFTTVQGTTEVFYCDEPFVPPVGTAGGMYITDSNTAPIAKGARNFRSDLPLVVIEAGEENKNFTSLVSILKAALDAGLSRNSVFIGIGGGLVCDLAAFAASVYMRGAKCKLVPTSLLAMADAAIGGKTAINFDGYKNMVGTFFKADEIYISPKVLKSLSEPEYLSGMFEIFKMGLLYSKDIYQVFRTQREKIFARDEDLCLDLVKIAVEAKALVVSRDFDEKNERAFLNLGHTFGHALESGLNFSKISHGEAVAWGISKAMLLGKNLGLTDSSYADEVCAIIHSYSRIDVPVLQDKEKVLLAMKKDKKNMDGKIRLILQKNICETFIYEAFEKDIREVL, from the coding sequence ATGGATAGTTTTAGTTTTACAACGGTTCAAGGGACAACCGAAGTATTTTACTGCGATGAGCCTTTTGTACCGCCTGTAGGTACAGCCGGCGGGATGTACATCACCGATTCCAATACTGCTCCCATTGCAAAGGGTGCAAGAAATTTTCGTTCGGACCTTCCCTTGGTTGTCATTGAAGCCGGAGAAGAAAATAAAAATTTTACTTCCCTTGTATCTATTTTAAAAGCCGCCCTTGATGCGGGCTTAAGCCGGAATTCTGTTTTTATCGGGATTGGTGGAGGTCTTGTCTGTGATTTGGCGGCCTTTGCTGCCTCGGTTTATATGAGGGGGGCAAAATGCAAACTTGTTCCTACCAGTCTTTTAGCCATGGCGGATGCAGCCATCGGCGGAAAAACTGCAATAAATTTTGACGGTTATAAAAACATGGTAGGAACTTTTTTTAAGGCTGATGAAATTTACATAAGCCCAAAGGTCTTAAAAAGTTTAAGCGAGCCGGAGTATCTTTCAGGAATGTTCGAGATATTTAAGATGGGCCTTTTATACTCAAAAGATATTTACCAAGTTTTTAGAACACAAAGAGAAAAAATTTTTGCAAGAGATGAAGACCTTTGCTTGGACCTTGTTAAAATAGCTGTTGAGGCAAAAGCACTGGTTGTAAGCCGCGACTTTGACGAAAAAAATGAAAGAGCTTTTTTAAACTTGGGGCATACCTTTGGCCATGCGTTAGAATCCGGTTTAAATTTTTCAAAGATTTCTCATGGGGAGGCTGTTGCTTGGGGAATATCAAAGGCGATGCTCTTAGGTAAAAATTTAGGCTTAACCGATTCTTCTTATGCGGATGAGGTTTGTGCTATTATACATTCTTATAGCCGCATAGATGTACCGGTCTTACAGGATAAGGAGAAGGTGCTTTTAGCAATGAAAAAAGATAAAAAAAATATGGACGGTAAAATCCGTTTGATTTTACAAAAAAATATTTGCGAGACTTTTATTTATGAAGCCTTTGAAAAAGACATCAGGGAGGTTCTATGA
- a CDS encoding DUF1697 domain-containing protein — protein sequence MDYIALLRGINVGNSIKINMKELKTLFEQCGFSNVSTYINSGNVIFKSNDKKNSITENIEKALHITSGNEVKVLVKTKSEVVEIANSIPGDWQNNDDLKTDVAYLFESIDNENIINELPIKKEYIQVIYVKGALIWNVRREDYNKSHLNKIISHKAYKDMTIRNVNTARYLAKC from the coding sequence ATGGATTATATAGCATTACTCAGGGGTATCAATGTTGGAAACTCAATAAAAATTAACATGAAAGAATTGAAAACATTATTTGAGCAATGCGGTTTTTCAAATGTTTCAACATATATCAATTCCGGAAATGTCATTTTTAAATCAAATGACAAGAAAAACAGTATCACAGAGAATATTGAAAAAGCATTACATATAACAAGCGGAAATGAAGTAAAAGTATTAGTAAAGACAAAAAGTGAAGTGGTAGAAATAGCAAATAGTATCCCCGGTGATTGGCAAAATAATGATGATCTAAAGACCGATGTAGCGTATTTATTTGAATCAATAGATAATGAAAATATAATAAATGAATTACCGATAAAAAAGGAATATATACAAGTAATATATGTTAAGGGTGCATTAATCTGGAATGTTCGGCGAGAAGATTATAATAAAAGCCATTTAAATAAAATAATATCGCATAAAGCATATAAAGATATGACAATACGAAATGTTAATACGGCTCGATATCTTGCAAAGTGCTGA
- a CDS encoding cyclic nucleotide-binding domain-containing protein: protein MKKVPIISTIQTTVDGLKNAAQNIENVDIAVLDKYEDIVSFFKYEMPEIKIIDFGDPNIDAEACVRIIKDDPWLLFGGIIAITNDRQEKAKLEQIKEPNFLFVCTRKDFEKNTEQIIKILNQHQHFLFNRGMHQRADEKETGHFVSDTDPFEIVFYANLIGTYLYNTNRVNEEERSSLQTAMMEFLLNAVEHGNCNISYEEKNKWLRSGKNMLDLIAEKQKQPEIKKKKVYITYSVLPEKTKITIKDEGNGFDWRSHLEADFEAGLHGMGIKLSQTLVKNLRYNNIGNEVSFEVNNQRNIANLTPAILKSQQLLTFKHMQIVCRENEDSSDLFYISSGRYAVYVNNKLMSVLTPADIFIGEMAFLMNDRRSATVVSIGEGSLVKIPKMNFMKLIEEYPHYGIFLSRLLANRLARQSKITAQLKEEQENNK, encoded by the coding sequence ATGAAAAAGGTTCCAATAATAAGCACAATACAGACTACCGTGGACGGATTAAAAAATGCTGCACAAAACATAGAAAACGTCGATATTGCAGTCCTTGATAAATATGAAGACATTGTTTCGTTTTTTAAATATGAAATGCCTGAAATCAAGATTATCGATTTCGGAGATCCTAATATCGATGCCGAGGCTTGTGTTAGGATTATAAAAGATGATCCGTGGCTTTTATTCGGAGGAATTATAGCCATTACCAACGACCGTCAAGAAAAAGCAAAACTTGAACAAATAAAGGAACCTAACTTTCTATTTGTATGTACAAGAAAAGATTTTGAAAAAAACACCGAACAGATTATAAAGATTTTAAACCAACATCAGCATTTTCTTTTTAACAGAGGAATGCATCAGAGGGCTGATGAAAAAGAGACGGGTCATTTTGTAAGCGATACCGACCCATTTGAAATAGTTTTCTACGCCAACCTGATAGGAACTTATCTTTACAATACCAACAGAGTAAATGAAGAAGAAAGGTCTTCCTTACAAACAGCAATGATGGAGTTTTTGCTTAATGCAGTAGAACACGGAAACTGCAATATCTCTTATGAGGAAAAGAATAAATGGCTGCGAAGCGGAAAAAATATGCTCGATTTAATTGCCGAAAAACAAAAACAGCCCGAAATAAAAAAGAAAAAAGTTTATATCACATATTCGGTACTGCCTGAAAAAACAAAGATAACTATCAAAGATGAAGGGAACGGATTTGACTGGAGAAGCCATCTTGAAGCCGACTTTGAAGCAGGCCTTCATGGAATGGGCATTAAACTTTCTCAAACCCTTGTAAAAAATCTACGCTATAATAATATTGGGAATGAGGTTTCATTTGAGGTAAATAACCAAAGAAATATAGCAAACTTGACACCGGCTATTTTAAAATCCCAGCAATTACTAACCTTCAAACACATGCAGATTGTCTGCCGCGAAAACGAGGATTCAAGCGATCTTTTTTATATAAGTTCGGGACGCTATGCCGTCTATGTAAATAATAAATTGATGTCGGTTTTAACACCGGCTGATATTTTTATAGGTGAAATGGCCTTTTTAATGAATGACAGAAGATCTGCTACTGTCGTATCTATCGGAGAAGGCTCTCTTGTAAAGATTCCTAAGATGAATTTTATGAAGCTGATAGAAGAATATCCTCATTACGGTATTTTCTTATCCCGATTGTTGGCTAACCGCTTAGCCCGTCAATCAAAGATTACGGCACAACTAAAAGAAGAACAAGAAAATAACAAGTAG